One window of Phycisphaeraceae bacterium genomic DNA carries:
- the secG gene encoding preprotein translocase subunit SecG: MTQCTALSLAVFPTWMVGGLIALLVAICLLLIMTVLIQRPSGGGLSGAFGGGGGSGQTAFGAKTGDALTWATVIMFALFLTFAGVLNIGMADDTPQTQQTAQDPTNPENSAPLDLDLGQPPTTEDTTGSTDPNTPSENAGNPAEQPPEQQPTEQQGEQPTSTPTGNPEAPTNDPNTPTTDPATDPTTLPATLPPTQPQPDPAVPPSNTPTEPPAGGSTGGGDLRL, from the coding sequence GTGACGCAATGTACTGCGCTGAGTCTGGCTGTTTTCCCAACCTGGATGGTTGGCGGGCTTATCGCCCTGCTGGTAGCCATCTGCCTGCTGCTCATTATGACGGTGCTCATCCAGCGCCCGTCCGGGGGCGGTCTTTCAGGTGCGTTCGGCGGCGGCGGCGGATCCGGGCAGACCGCGTTTGGTGCAAAAACCGGCGATGCGCTCACATGGGCCACTGTCATCATGTTTGCGTTGTTCCTGACATTCGCAGGCGTGCTGAATATCGGTATGGCGGATGACACGCCGCAAACGCAGCAGACAGCGCAAGACCCAACAAATCCTGAGAACAGCGCACCGCTTGATCTCGATCTTGGACAACCACCTACAACAGAAGATACCACCGGATCCACTGATCCAAACACACCTAGCGAGAACGCTGGCAACCCAGCGGAACAACCACCTGAACAGCAGCCTACGGAGCAGCAGGGCGAGCAGCCAACATCAACACCTACAGGGAATCCCGAAGCACCAACCAACGACCCCAACACACCAACGACAGATCCAGCGACAGACCCCACGACACTTCCGGCAACTCTCCCTCCAACACAGCCGCAGCCTGATCCTGCAGTTCCTCCGTCAAATACCCCGACCGAGCCGCCCGCTGGCGGGTCAACTGGTGGCGGAGACCTGCGCTTATGA
- a CDS encoding YicC family protein: protein MIQSMTGFGAASVDNEGAHVTIEIRSVNSKFLKINLRLPEDLASAEPELEQVIRARISRGTLTVRAMCSALAADAAHMVNEAALKRYIDHLHTVMRQYPDNTMGQTSMDMSGMLRLPGVLVPPDAEGVIPDALRDASKQALEKAIDAMIEMRAREGSAMANELLSQINVVRTNLETIKASAPNATLEFETRLMARIEKLLERAGVKGAEPADIVREVASYAERVDINEEISRLSTHLDHFETLLKDNGAKPVGRTLDFLSQEMLREANTIGSKSPDAALAHAVVEIKGAIDRIKEMVQNIE from the coding sequence ATGATCCAGTCGATGACCGGGTTCGGCGCAGCCAGCGTGGACAACGAGGGCGCGCACGTCACGATCGAGATTCGCTCGGTCAACTCCAAGTTTTTGAAGATTAACCTGAGATTGCCCGAGGACCTTGCAAGCGCAGAACCCGAGCTTGAGCAGGTAATCCGCGCACGTATCAGTCGTGGCACGCTGACTGTGCGAGCAATGTGCAGCGCACTTGCAGCGGATGCTGCGCACATGGTCAATGAAGCCGCGCTGAAGCGATACATCGATCATTTGCACACTGTGATGAGGCAGTATCCCGACAACACGATGGGGCAAACATCGATGGACATGAGCGGGATGCTTCGTTTGCCGGGCGTACTTGTGCCACCGGACGCCGAGGGTGTCATACCCGACGCGCTGCGCGATGCTTCGAAGCAGGCCCTTGAGAAGGCGATTGATGCAATGATCGAGATGCGCGCCCGCGAGGGCAGTGCAATGGCGAACGAACTGCTGTCCCAGATCAACGTGGTCCGCACAAATCTTGAAACCATCAAAGCCAGCGCCCCCAACGCGACACTTGAGTTTGAAACGCGCCTGATGGCACGCATCGAGAAGCTGCTGGAACGTGCTGGCGTGAAGGGCGCTGAACCCGCTGACATCGTGCGAGAGGTCGCAAGCTATGCAGAGCGTGTTGACATCAACGAGGAGATATCGCGCCTGTCAACGCATCTTGACCATTTCGAAACCCTCCTGAAAGACAACGGCGCAAAGCCGGTGGGCAGAACGCTCGACTTCCTCAGCCAGGAGATGCTTCGCGAAGCGAACACGATTGGGTCAAAGTCGCCCGATGCTGCGCTCGCCCACGCGGTTGTCGAGATCAAGGGCGCGATCGATCGCATCAAGGAGATGGTGCAGAACATCGAGTAG
- a CDS encoding OmpH family outer membrane protein, with protein sequence MKSTSSSIDTPRRSMRIALPWLAVALAAGMWFMTRESNASRRTFAPPTSVALVNISVLFESLDEAEASEKALDAKLERWVTEQAKAADAYRAAEEEVKLQTPWSVEWIETQRRIAEYGGKLQSLDTVLKSLKSRDRGAMYRRMYAKACVEIEKIAAAEGYDIIMLDDRTYYELDNEDRWGTRTAAETFLAITSRQIIYAKNSVDITQRVITAMNNAFHAGN encoded by the coding sequence ATGAAATCCACGTCATCATCGATTGACACACCGCGCCGATCCATGCGGATCGCCCTTCCTTGGCTCGCTGTTGCACTGGCTGCGGGCATGTGGTTCATGACGCGCGAGTCGAACGCATCGCGCAGAACATTTGCCCCGCCGACATCGGTCGCCCTTGTCAATATCAGTGTCCTGTTTGAGTCACTTGATGAGGCAGAGGCAAGCGAAAAAGCACTCGACGCGAAACTGGAGCGCTGGGTCACAGAGCAGGCAAAGGCTGCAGATGCGTATCGCGCTGCCGAGGAAGAAGTGAAACTCCAGACACCGTGGTCGGTTGAATGGATCGAGACACAGCGACGCATTGCAGAGTACGGTGGCAAGCTGCAGAGCCTTGACACAGTGCTCAAGAGCCTGAAGTCCCGAGATCGAGGCGCGATGTACCGAAGGATGTATGCGAAGGCTTGTGTCGAGATCGAGAAGATTGCAGCCGCCGAGGGATACGACATTATTATGCTTGATGATCGCACATACTACGAGCTCGATAATGAGGATCGCTGGGGAACGCGAACTGCCGCTGAGACATTCCTCGCGATCACATCACGCCAGATCATCTATGCGAAGAACTCGGTTGATATCACCCAGCGCGTCATCACAGCGATGAACAATGCTTTCCACGCTGGCAACTGA
- a CDS encoding UDP-3-O-(3-hydroxymyristoyl)glucosamine N-acyltransferase has product MLSTLATDRTLEIHTLTSESTKSRFPMTTARLAELLHATLDGPEDVVITGIAGLVDAQSGDVSFLRSSKFADQCAISQASAFIVSDGALNGHACAKPVLIVPDADLAVIQVLTAHESRAVASGIAPDACVHPSATVDSSASIGARCVIGADVYIGAHTMLHPGVVVESGCTIGDHCDIQAHVVVGSDGFGYHFDKARGALVKVPHIGNVVIGSYVDIGAGTCIDRAKFGSTIIGDGTKIDNLVQIAHNVVIGKGCIICGQTGIAGSVRIGSNVTIGGGASIKDNVTIGDGVSISGRAGVITDIPAGETWVGAPAYPAKAHHRRNVALGFVTENITALKRLLEERSQPDES; this is encoded by the coding sequence ATGCTTTCCACGCTGGCAACTGATCGCACGCTGGAGATCCACACGTTGACCAGCGAATCAACGAAGAGTCGATTTCCCATGACAACCGCGAGGCTGGCCGAGTTGTTGCACGCAACACTCGACGGCCCCGAGGATGTCGTGATCACGGGTATTGCCGGGCTTGTGGATGCACAATCCGGCGACGTGTCGTTCCTGCGCTCGTCGAAGTTTGCAGATCAGTGTGCGATCTCACAAGCGAGCGCGTTCATTGTGAGCGATGGCGCGCTCAACGGGCACGCGTGTGCAAAGCCTGTTCTGATCGTTCCTGATGCGGATCTTGCGGTGATCCAGGTGCTGACAGCACACGAGAGCAGGGCTGTCGCGTCAGGCATCGCTCCGGATGCCTGTGTACATCCGAGCGCAACAGTTGATTCGAGTGCATCCATCGGTGCCCGGTGCGTGATTGGTGCGGATGTCTATATCGGTGCGCACACCATGTTGCACCCGGGCGTCGTTGTCGAATCCGGCTGTACCATCGGAGATCACTGTGACATTCAGGCACATGTTGTTGTCGGCTCCGATGGATTTGGCTACCACTTTGACAAGGCTCGCGGCGCGCTTGTCAAGGTTCCGCACATTGGGAACGTTGTCATCGGAAGCTATGTCGATATCGGCGCGGGAACATGCATTGATCGTGCAAAGTTCGGATCCACTATCATCGGCGATGGCACGAAGATCGACAACCTTGTGCAGATCGCTCACAACGTGGTCATTGGCAAGGGGTGTATCATTTGCGGGCAAACGGGGATAGCTGGATCTGTCAGAATCGGTAGCAACGTCACAATCGGTGGCGGTGCATCAATCAAGGACAATGTGACCATCGGCGATGGCGTATCCATTTCCGGAAGAGCTGGCGTCATCACGGATATCCCCGCGGGCGAAACGTGGGTTGGTGCCCCGGCGTATCCCGCAAAGGCGCACCACCGCAGGAATGTCGCGCTGGGGTTTGTAACAGAGAACATCACCGCACTCAAACGCCTGCTGGAAGAGCGAAGTCAGCCGGACGAGAGCTGA
- a CDS encoding UDP-3-O-acyl-N-acetylglucosamine deacetylase, with protein MHSPSRTTLKHAVEVSGVGLFTGAPATLRLSPFTNPAIEATCGDGAMFVRSCTGYRFVFRRTDTGAAPWCVAGPDVISRTPIHPAFREMPPRCTSLDLRVSGHDSAEQPIATVGTVEHILSALVGMGITDALIEVDGPEVPILDGSSLAFAALIHQSGTQTLDDEIQPIVVREPVVIERNDTRIEVQPSNTYSLTYSLDYGASSPIRNGVCSWVNDDADSIESDTAVVATGRDGYASLVAPARTFCLKAEADQMQRAGFFKHLTTRDMLVIDGDGPIDTTYRHPQECALHKLLDLIGDLALAGAPILGHIAASRTGHAANHAMAIAVAEQRK; from the coding sequence ATGCACTCGCCTTCCCGCACAACGCTGAAGCACGCTGTTGAAGTTTCGGGCGTTGGTCTCTTTACAGGCGCTCCTGCAACACTGCGTCTTTCTCCATTCACCAACCCGGCAATCGAAGCGACCTGCGGGGATGGTGCGATGTTCGTGCGGAGTTGCACAGGGTATCGGTTCGTCTTCCGACGCACTGACACAGGCGCAGCACCGTGGTGCGTTGCAGGCCCCGACGTGATATCAAGGACTCCGATCCATCCGGCATTTCGCGAGATGCCTCCACGCTGCACGAGCCTTGATCTGCGCGTGTCCGGGCACGACTCAGCCGAGCAACCTATTGCAACAGTTGGCACTGTGGAGCATATTCTCAGTGCGCTTGTCGGCATGGGCATCACGGACGCGTTGATCGAAGTTGATGGCCCCGAGGTGCCGATTCTGGACGGGTCTTCGCTGGCATTTGCAGCACTGATCCATCAGTCGGGCACCCAAACACTTGATGATGAGATCCAGCCGATTGTCGTTCGCGAACCGGTCGTTATCGAGCGCAACGACACACGCATCGAAGTTCAGCCGAGCAATACGTACAGCTTGACCTATTCGCTCGATTATGGTGCGTCGTCGCCTATCCGCAATGGTGTGTGTTCGTGGGTTAACGATGATGCGGACTCGATCGAGTCTGATACGGCAGTCGTTGCGACGGGACGGGACGGATATGCGTCGCTGGTTGCACCCGCGCGTACATTCTGCCTGAAAGCTGAAGCCGACCAGATGCAGCGCGCCGGGTTCTTCAAGCATCTCACTACTCGGGACATGCTGGTGATCGATGGCGATGGTCCGATCGATACCACATACCGGCACCCGCAGGAATGCGCACTACACAAGCTGCTCGACCTGATCGGTGATCTCGCGCTGGCAGGTGCTCCGATCCTCGGGCACATCGCAGCTTCAAGGACCGGACATGCTGCCAATCACGCGATGGCGATTGCTGTAGCCGAACAACGCAAATGA
- a CDS encoding metallophosphoesterase: MRDVVSTRKPIPPAPSGIYGLAHPAVAPNLHGLTILHVADLHVRRWNVRSSGWKRIEKACAFPVDLVVVTGDLMDHPRDEHRAAHLLSRLTEMFNVRLGTFGIFGNHDTSRGREVLRRVPGIRWLGCDEPGGCAVGISVQAGIIEPGQDATPDLILGGDHYPADVLAVKLAVDRLESKLNSAQASISIPTAHQRPMRVLLAHYPTRVFAASSLGFDLVLAGHTHGGQIRPLPGMVAHASCDIPNQYATGIIRVSETLCAITRGIGEGHLPVRFLCPRQLPIYSLSQGWMRAQSSHTHTIEQIGYW; this comes from the coding sequence GTGCGAGATGTCGTAAGCACCCGCAAGCCCATCCCCCCAGCGCCATCGGGCATATACGGGCTCGCGCACCCCGCGGTTGCACCGAACCTGCACGGTCTGACCATCCTGCATGTTGCGGATCTCCACGTCAGACGCTGGAATGTCCGCAGTTCTGGCTGGAAACGCATCGAGAAAGCGTGCGCATTCCCCGTTGATCTTGTTGTGGTAACGGGTGATCTGATGGATCATCCAAGGGACGAGCATCGAGCAGCCCATCTCCTGTCTCGACTCACTGAAATGTTCAATGTTCGTTTGGGCACCTTCGGCATCTTCGGAAATCATGACACATCCCGTGGACGAGAGGTCCTTCGTCGAGTGCCGGGCATCCGCTGGTTGGGGTGTGACGAGCCGGGGGGATGTGCTGTAGGTATCTCAGTTCAGGCCGGGATCATTGAGCCTGGTCAGGACGCCACACCCGATCTCATTTTGGGCGGCGATCACTATCCAGCCGATGTGCTGGCAGTAAAACTGGCTGTTGACAGACTCGAATCGAAGCTTAACTCGGCGCAAGCCAGCATCTCGATACCCACAGCGCATCAGAGACCGATGCGGGTGCTGCTCGCCCATTACCCGACACGTGTGTTTGCAGCCTCCTCACTCGGGTTTGATCTTGTCCTCGCGGGTCACACGCACGGCGGGCAGATCAGACCATTGCCCGGCATGGTTGCGCACGCGTCGTGCGATATTCCAAACCAGTACGCGACCGGCATCATCAGAGTCAGCGAAACACTCTGCGCGATCACGCGCGGGATCGGAGAGGGGCATCTGCCAGTTCGCTTCCTCTGCCCCAGGCAGCTCCCGATCTACTCACTCTCGCAGGGCTGGATGCGTGCACAGTCATCCCACACGCACACGATCGAGCAGATCGGGTACTGGTAG